One stretch of Streptomyces peucetius DNA includes these proteins:
- a CDS encoding bacterial proteasome activator family protein, translated as MEMPRNERSQESPHVLVVGQDGMALSGGDSDDESREVPVTEMVEQPAKVMRIGSMIKQLLEEVRAAPLDEASRVRLKEIHAGSVKELEDGLAPELVEELERLSLPFTDDAIPSEAELRIAQAQLVGWLEGLFHGIQTALFAQQMAARAQLEQMRRALPPGAAHDEEEGGQHGAIRSGPYL; from the coding sequence ATGGAGATGCCGAGGAATGAACGGTCGCAGGAGAGCCCCCACGTCCTCGTCGTGGGACAGGACGGCATGGCCCTCAGCGGCGGTGACAGTGACGACGAGTCGCGCGAGGTCCCGGTGACGGAAATGGTCGAACAGCCTGCGAAGGTCATGCGCATCGGCAGCATGATCAAGCAGCTGTTGGAGGAGGTCAGGGCGGCACCTCTGGACGAGGCGAGCCGGGTGCGGCTCAAGGAGATCCACGCAGGCTCGGTCAAGGAGCTCGAGGACGGACTCGCCCCTGAGCTCGTCGAGGAACTGGAGCGCCTCTCCCTGCCCTTCACCGACGACGCCATCCCGTCCGAGGCCGAACTGCGCATCGCGCAGGCGCAGCTGGTCGGCTGGCTCGAGGGTCTCTTCCACGGGATCCAGACGGCGCTGTTCGCCCAGCAGATGGCCGCGCGCGCGCAGTTGGAACAGATGCGGCGCGCTCTGCCGCCCGGTGCCGCGCACGACGAGGAAGAAGGCGGCCAGCACGGCGCGATCCGCTCCGGACCGTACCTGTAG
- a CDS encoding Lrp/AsnC family transcriptional regulator produces the protein MADGGDRAGQTPVPRPLDAIDRDILRMLQADGRASIRSVAERVHVSRANAYARINRLIDDGVIRGFSARVNHERAGQGASAYITLKIVQNSWRTVREQLQALPGAAHIALVSGDFDVLLLVHTPDNRTLRELVLTKLQSIPEVLSTRTLLVFEETDLDPAPGQAGSPGAGHDTDTP, from the coding sequence ATGGCCGACGGTGGGGACCGCGCGGGACAGACGCCTGTGCCGCGCCCGCTGGACGCGATCGACCGCGACATACTGCGCATGCTCCAGGCGGACGGACGTGCCTCCATACGCTCGGTCGCCGAGCGGGTGCACGTCTCCCGTGCCAATGCGTACGCGCGGATCAACCGGCTGATCGACGACGGGGTGATCAGGGGCTTCAGCGCGCGGGTGAACCACGAGCGGGCAGGCCAGGGCGCCTCCGCCTACATCACCCTCAAGATCGTGCAGAACTCCTGGCGCACGGTGCGGGAACAACTGCAGGCGCTCCCCGGCGCCGCTCACATCGCGCTCGTCAGCGGTGACTTCGACGTGCTGCTGCTGGTGCACACGCCCGACAACCGCACGCTGCGCGAACTCGTCCTGACCAAGCTGCAGTCCATCCCGGAGGTGCTGTCGACGCGGACGCTGCTGGTGTTCGAGGAGACGGACCTCGACCCCGCACCGGGCCAGGCCGGCAGCCCGGGCGCAGGGCACGACACGGACACGCCTTAG
- a CDS encoding molybdopterin molybdotransferase MoeA, with the protein MTGHDREATAASGSERDQAAPAGPTPPAGGELDGVDEALALVGPRPQGAAASYTPAEGSATRRHRAAPWPEARAVAARVGRTAPPRTRRVPLGEAVGQVLAEPLTALCDLPSFDTSAMDGWAVAGPGPWAVEDEASILAGHGDSGPLPDGTAVRIATGARVPPETTAVIRSEHGRVDTAGRQLHADREVVPGQDIRPRGQECRSGERLLPASTLVTPPVLGLAAAAGYDELVTFTRPRVEVLVLGDELLTSSLPRDGLIRDALGPMIGPWLRALGAEVLATRRLGDDAEALHRAVTTSDADLVITTGGTAAGPVDHVHPVLRKAGAELLVDQVAVRPGHPMLLARLASGRHLVGLPGNPLAAVSGLLTLAEPLLRGLAGRPAPDPYRAPVRGEVHGHPHDTRLVPFVHRDGRLEPLHYNGPAMLRGTAAADGLAVVPPGGARPGDELEVLDLPWATWSPWTPSDEAGGCFT; encoded by the coding sequence ATGACCGGTCACGACCGGGAGGCCACGGCAGCCTCCGGCAGCGAACGGGACCAGGCGGCGCCTGCCGGACCGACACCGCCCGCCGGGGGTGAGCTGGACGGTGTCGACGAAGCGCTCGCCCTGGTCGGCCCGAGGCCCCAGGGTGCCGCGGCCTCGTACACGCCCGCTGAAGGCTCCGCCACACGCCGGCACCGTGCTGCCCCTTGGCCCGAGGCCCGGGCGGTGGCCGCCCGTGTCGGGCGTACCGCGCCGCCGCGTACCCGCCGCGTACCTCTGGGGGAGGCCGTCGGGCAGGTGCTCGCCGAGCCGCTCACCGCCCTGTGCGACCTCCCCTCGTTCGACACCTCCGCCATGGACGGCTGGGCCGTCGCGGGCCCCGGTCCGTGGGCTGTGGAGGACGAAGCCTCGATTCTCGCCGGACACGGCGACAGCGGGCCCCTGCCCGACGGCACGGCGGTACGGATCGCCACCGGCGCCCGTGTCCCGCCGGAGACCACCGCCGTGATCCGCAGCGAACACGGCCGCGTCGACACGGCCGGGCGCCAGCTCCATGCCGACCGTGAGGTCGTCCCCGGGCAGGACATCCGACCGCGCGGCCAGGAGTGCCGTTCCGGGGAGCGACTGCTGCCCGCCTCGACCCTGGTCACCCCACCGGTGCTCGGGCTCGCCGCTGCCGCCGGGTACGACGAGCTGGTCACCTTCACCCGGCCGCGGGTGGAAGTCCTGGTGCTGGGCGACGAACTGCTCACCTCGTCGCTCCCCCGCGACGGTCTGATCCGTGACGCCCTCGGTCCGATGATCGGCCCCTGGCTGCGGGCACTCGGGGCGGAGGTGCTGGCCACGCGCCGTCTGGGGGACGACGCCGAAGCGCTCCACCGAGCCGTCACCACCTCCGATGCGGATCTCGTGATCACCACGGGCGGTACCGCGGCCGGCCCCGTCGACCATGTCCATCCGGTCCTGCGGAAGGCGGGGGCGGAGCTGCTCGTGGACCAGGTCGCCGTACGGCCGGGCCACCCGATGCTGTTGGCCCGGCTCGCGTCCGGACGGCATCTGGTGGGGCTGCCGGGCAATCCCCTCGCCGCCGTCTCGGGTCTCCTCACACTGGCCGAGCCCCTGCTGCGCGGCCTCGCGGGCCGGCCGGCCCCGGACCCGTACCGCGCGCCGGTACGGGGCGAGGTGCACGGCCACCCGCACGACACCCGGCTGGTCCCGTTCGTGCATCGCGACGGGCGACTGGAGCCCTTGCACTACAACGGACCGGCGATGCTGCGCGGTACAGCGGCGGCCGACGGGCTCGCCGTCGTACCGCCGGGCGGTGCCCGTCCCGGCGACGAACTGGAGGTCCTCGACCTGCCCTGGGCGACCTGGTCGCCGTGGACGCCTTCCGATGAGGCAGGAGGGTGTTTCACATGA
- the pdhA gene encoding pyruvate dehydrogenase (acetyl-transferring) E1 component subunit alpha yields MTVQELPGSAAAAYRPTPPPAWQPRTDPTPLLPDPEPYRVLGTEAAASADPELLLRLYAELVRGRRYNAQATALTKQGRLAVYPSSTGQEACEVGAALALEERDWLFPSYRDTLAAVARGLDPVQALTLLRGDWHTGYDPHEHRVAPLCTPLATQLPHAVGLAHAARLKGDDVVALAMIGDGGTSEGDFHEALNFAAVWNAPVVFLVQNNGFAISVPLAKQTAAPSLAHKAVGYGMPGRLVDGNDAVAVHEVLGEAVARARRGGGPTLIEAVTYRMDAHTNADDATRYRADSEVETWRAHDPIQLLERELTQRGLLDDAGRQAAAQTAETMAAELRERMNADPVLDPMDLFEHVYAQQTAQLREQAALLRAELDAEEEAR; encoded by the coding sequence ATGACGGTCCAGGAGCTGCCCGGTTCCGCTGCCGCCGCCTACCGGCCCACACCGCCCCCGGCGTGGCAGCCCCGCACCGATCCCACGCCGCTGCTCCCCGACCCGGAGCCGTACCGGGTCCTCGGTACCGAGGCCGCTGCCTCGGCCGACCCCGAGCTGCTGCTCCGGCTCTACGCGGAGCTGGTGCGCGGACGGCGGTACAACGCGCAGGCCACCGCCCTCACCAAGCAGGGCCGGCTCGCGGTCTACCCGTCGAGCACCGGTCAGGAGGCGTGCGAGGTGGGCGCCGCCCTGGCGCTCGAGGAGCGGGACTGGCTCTTCCCGAGCTACCGCGACACCCTCGCCGCCGTCGCACGCGGCCTGGACCCCGTTCAGGCTCTGACCCTGCTGCGCGGCGACTGGCACACCGGTTACGACCCGCACGAGCACCGTGTCGCGCCGCTGTGCACCCCGCTGGCCACCCAGCTGCCCCACGCCGTGGGTCTGGCACACGCCGCCCGTCTCAAGGGCGACGACGTCGTGGCGCTCGCCATGATCGGCGACGGCGGCACCAGTGAGGGCGACTTCCACGAGGCGCTGAACTTCGCCGCCGTGTGGAACGCTCCGGTGGTCTTCCTCGTGCAGAACAACGGCTTCGCGATCTCCGTCCCGCTGGCCAAGCAGACCGCCGCGCCGTCCCTGGCCCACAAGGCCGTCGGATACGGCATGCCGGGCCGGCTCGTGGACGGCAACGACGCGGTCGCGGTCCACGAGGTGCTCGGCGAGGCCGTCGCCCGTGCCCGCCGCGGCGGTGGCCCCACCCTGATCGAGGCGGTCACGTACCGCATGGACGCCCATACGAACGCGGACGACGCCACCCGCTACCGCGCGGACAGCGAGGTCGAGACCTGGCGCGCACACGACCCGATCCAGCTCCTGGAACGGGAGCTGACGCAGCGCGGTCTGCTCGACGACGCAGGCAGGCAGGCCGCCGCCCAGACGGCGGAGACGATGGCGGCGGAGCTGCGCGAGCGGATGAACGCAGACCCCGTTCTCGACCCCATGGATCTGTTCGAGCACGTGTACGCCCAGCAGACCGCACAGCTGCGTGAGCAGGCGGCGCTGCTGCGGGCGGAGCTGGACGCTGAGGAAGAGGCACGATGA
- a CDS encoding alpha-ketoacid dehydrogenase subunit beta, which translates to MTTAAVKPATMAQALQRAMRDAMAEDPTVHVMGEDVGTLGGVFRVTDGLAKEFGEDRCTDTPLAEAGILGTAVGMAMYGLRPVVEMQFDAFAYPAFEQLISHVARMRNRTKGGMAMPITVRVPYGGGIGGVEHHSDSSEAYYMATPGLHVVTPATVEDAYGLLRASIASDDPVVFLEPKRLYWSKSEWSPEAPAAVEPIGRAVVRRSGRSATLITYGPSVPVCMEAAQAAEAEGWDLEVVDLRSLVPFDDETVCASVRRTGRAVVVHESTGFGGPGGEIAARVTERCFHHLEAPVLRVAGFDIPYPPPMLERHHLPGVDRVLDAVARLQWETEG; encoded by the coding sequence ATGACCACGGCCGCGGTGAAGCCCGCAACCATGGCCCAGGCCCTGCAGCGCGCGATGCGCGACGCCATGGCCGAGGACCCGACCGTCCACGTCATGGGCGAGGACGTCGGCACGCTCGGCGGCGTCTTCCGGGTCACGGACGGGCTCGCGAAGGAATTCGGCGAGGACCGCTGCACGGACACCCCGCTGGCCGAGGCAGGCATTCTCGGCACGGCCGTCGGCATGGCGATGTACGGTCTGCGGCCGGTCGTGGAGATGCAGTTCGACGCCTTCGCGTACCCGGCGTTCGAGCAGCTGATCAGCCACGTCGCCCGGATGCGCAACCGCACCAAGGGCGGCATGGCCATGCCGATCACCGTGCGGGTGCCCTACGGCGGCGGCATCGGCGGGGTCGAGCACCACAGCGACTCCTCCGAGGCGTACTACATGGCCACCCCGGGACTGCACGTCGTCACGCCAGCCACGGTCGAGGACGCGTACGGCCTGCTCCGCGCCTCCATCGCCTCCGACGACCCGGTCGTCTTCCTCGAACCCAAGCGGCTGTACTGGTCCAAGTCGGAGTGGTCCCCCGAGGCACCCGCCGCGGTGGAGCCGATCGGCCGGGCCGTGGTGCGCCGCTCCGGGCGCAGCGCCACGCTCATCACCTACGGCCCTTCCGTGCCGGTGTGCATGGAGGCGGCACAGGCCGCCGAGGCGGAGGGCTGGGACCTGGAGGTCGTCGACCTGCGCTCGCTGGTGCCGTTCGACGACGAGACGGTCTGCGCGTCGGTACGGCGCACCGGCCGCGCGGTCGTCGTGCACGAGTCCACCGGCTTCGGCGGCCCCGGAGGGGAGATCGCCGCGCGCGTGACCGAGCGCTGCTTCCACCACCTGGAGGCGCCGGTGCTCCGGGTGGCGGGCTTCGACATCCCGTACCCGCCGCCGATGCTCGAGCGGCATCATCTGCCGGGAGTGGACCGCGTGCTGGACGCGGTGGCGCGACTGCAGTGGGAGACGGAGGGCTGA
- a CDS encoding potassium channel family protein — protein sequence MKLPGHDAMARHADEHLVSGRVKLPRRIVEQPLRQVSKRLLMALTVLCITVMIVYTDRAGYSDNADGSVDFLDAFYYATVTLSTTGYGDIVPATDGARLTNVLLITPLRVLFLIILVGTTLEVLTERTREEWRLNRWRSNLRDHTVIVGFGTKGRSAMQTLCATGLRKDQIVVVDPSSKVIDTANAEGFVGVVGDATRSDVLLRAELQKARQIVVAPQRDDTAVLVTLTARQLNRGAKIVAAVREEENAPLLRQSGADAVITSSGAAGRLLGLSVLSPSAGTVMEDLIQQGSGLDLIERPVIKAEVGRSVRETEDLVVSVLRGHRLLGYDDPAASPLQLTDRLITIVRAENGTSPSSSE from the coding sequence ATGAAACTTCCCGGTCACGACGCCATGGCCCGGCACGCCGACGAGCATCTCGTCTCCGGCCGGGTGAAGCTCCCCCGCCGGATCGTCGAGCAGCCGCTGCGCCAGGTGAGCAAGCGGCTGCTGATGGCGCTGACGGTGCTCTGCATCACCGTGATGATCGTCTATACCGACCGCGCGGGCTACTCCGACAACGCAGACGGGTCCGTCGACTTTCTCGACGCCTTCTACTACGCGACCGTCACGCTCTCCACCACCGGCTACGGCGACATCGTCCCTGCCACCGACGGCGCGCGGCTCACCAACGTGCTGCTGATCACGCCGTTGCGCGTGCTCTTCCTCATCATCCTGGTCGGCACCACTCTCGAGGTCCTCACCGAGCGCACCCGGGAGGAGTGGCGGCTGAACCGCTGGAGGTCCAACTTGCGCGACCACACCGTCATCGTCGGCTTCGGTACGAAGGGGCGATCGGCGATGCAGACACTCTGTGCGACAGGGCTGCGGAAGGACCAGATCGTCGTCGTCGATCCGAGCTCCAAGGTGATCGACACCGCCAACGCGGAGGGGTTCGTCGGCGTTGTCGGCGACGCGACCCGCAGCGACGTCCTGCTTCGGGCGGAGCTGCAGAAGGCCCGTCAGATCGTCGTCGCGCCGCAGCGGGACGACACGGCGGTGCTGGTGACACTGACCGCCCGTCAGCTCAACCGCGGCGCGAAGATCGTCGCCGCCGTCCGTGAGGAGGAGAACGCTCCCCTGCTGCGTCAGTCCGGTGCGGACGCCGTGATCACCAGCTCCGGCGCAGCGGGCCGGTTGCTCGGCCTGTCCGTGCTCAGCCCCAGTGCGGGCACGGTCATGGAGGACCTGATCCAGCAGGGCAGCGGTCTGGATCTGATCGAACGGCCGGTGATAAAGGCGGAGGTCGGCCGTAGCGTCCGGGAGACGGAGGACCTGGTGGTCTCCGTGTTGCGCGGCCACCGGTTGCTCGGATACGACGATCCGGCCGCCAGCCCGCTGCAGCTCACGGACCGGCTGATCACCATCGTGCGGGCGGAGAACGGCACGTCCCCCAGTTCCTCGGAGTAG
- a CDS encoding molybdenum cofactor guanylyltransferase encodes MTATTAYDAIVLAGGAAKRLGGADKPALSVGGRPLLDRVLAACRGAGRTVVVGGRRPTARPVVWVREEPSGGGPLAALDAGVRHTGAETLLVLSADLPFLGERTVRQLVGSLAERDSEAAVLTDADGRDQPLVAAYRAEPLRRELALLAAEYGSLSGLPLRLLTGELDLARIETDPLASFDCDTWEDISTARARIREHGNVLDEWITAVKDELGIELDVDTHVLLDLARDAAHGVARPAAPLTTFLVGYAAANAEGGPDAVAEAARKAAALAARWADEAAEAKGEAGTADAAGRPADAAPGAGAGDAAG; translated from the coding sequence ATGACCGCGACTACCGCGTACGACGCCATCGTCCTCGCCGGGGGTGCCGCGAAACGGTTGGGCGGCGCCGACAAGCCGGCGCTCAGCGTGGGCGGGCGGCCCCTGCTCGACCGAGTGCTGGCCGCCTGCCGTGGCGCCGGGCGCACCGTGGTCGTCGGCGGGCGCCGGCCCACCGCGCGCCCCGTCGTGTGGGTGCGCGAGGAGCCCTCGGGCGGCGGCCCCCTGGCCGCCCTCGACGCGGGGGTCCGGCACACCGGCGCCGAGACCCTCCTCGTCCTGTCGGCCGATCTTCCGTTCCTGGGGGAGAGGACGGTGCGGCAGCTGGTCGGCTCCCTTGCCGAGCGGGACAGCGAAGCGGCCGTTCTGACCGATGCCGACGGCCGCGACCAGCCTCTGGTCGCGGCCTACCGTGCCGAACCCCTCCGCCGTGAACTCGCTCTTCTCGCGGCCGAGTACGGGAGCCTTTCCGGGCTCCCGCTGCGTCTGCTGACCGGGGAACTCGACCTGGCCCGGATCGAGACCGACCCGCTCGCCTCCTTCGACTGCGACACCTGGGAGGACATCTCCACGGCCCGGGCCCGTATCAGGGAGCATGGGAACGTGCTGGACGAATGGATCACCGCAGTAAAGGACGAACTCGGCATCGAGCTGGATGTCGACACTCATGTCCTGCTCGACCTCGCCCGCGATGCCGCGCACGGCGTCGCGCGCCCCGCCGCACCGCTCACCACCTTCCTGGTCGGGTACGCGGCGGCCAATGCCGAGGGCGGGCCCGACGCCGTAGCGGAGGCCGCCCGTAAGGCGGCCGCCCTGGCCGCCCGCTGGGCGGACGAGGCCGCCGAGGCGAAGGGCGAGGCAGGTACGGCGGATGCGGCCGGCCGCCCGGCCGACGCCGCGCCGGGCGCGGGTGCCGGGGACGCCGCAGGATGA
- a CDS encoding NAD(P)H-quinone oxidoreductase, translating into MHAITIPEPGGPEALVWAEVPDPVPGEGEVLVDVVASAVNRADLLQRQGFYDPPPGSSPYPGLECSGRISALGPGVSGWAVGDEVCALLGGGGYAEKVAVPAGQLLPVPEGLDLTAAAALPEVTATVWSNVFMIAHLRPGETLLIHGGASGIGTMAIQLAKAVGARVAVTAGGPGKLERCAELGADILIDYREQDFVEEIEKATGGAGADVILDIVGAKYLDRNVKALAVNGRLAVIGLQGGVKGELNLGALLRKRAAVTATSLRGRPLGEKAAIVAAVREHVWPLIGGGRVRAVVDRTVPLADAAEGHRALESGTHVGKVVLLAPDAA; encoded by the coding sequence ATGCATGCGATCACGATTCCCGAGCCCGGTGGTCCGGAGGCACTGGTCTGGGCCGAGGTGCCCGATCCGGTGCCCGGCGAGGGCGAAGTCCTCGTCGACGTCGTCGCGAGCGCGGTGAACCGCGCCGATCTGCTCCAGCGTCAGGGCTTCTACGACCCCCCGCCCGGCTCGTCCCCCTATCCGGGCCTCGAGTGTTCGGGACGGATCTCGGCGCTCGGGCCCGGCGTGTCCGGCTGGGCCGTCGGTGACGAGGTGTGCGCGCTGCTGGGAGGCGGCGGGTATGCGGAGAAAGTGGCCGTTCCCGCAGGGCAGTTGCTGCCCGTTCCGGAGGGCCTCGATCTGACGGCGGCCGCCGCGCTGCCCGAGGTGACGGCGACGGTGTGGTCGAACGTGTTCATGATCGCCCATCTGCGTCCGGGCGAGACCCTGCTGATCCATGGCGGCGCGAGCGGGATCGGCACCATGGCCATCCAGCTGGCGAAGGCCGTGGGCGCCCGGGTGGCCGTGACCGCGGGCGGGCCCGGCAAGCTCGAGCGCTGCGCCGAACTGGGCGCGGACATCCTGATCGACTACCGCGAACAGGACTTCGTCGAGGAGATCGAGAAGGCCACCGGCGGCGCCGGCGCGGACGTGATCCTCGACATCGTCGGCGCCAAGTACCTGGACCGCAACGTGAAGGCGCTCGCGGTCAACGGCCGCCTCGCCGTCATCGGCCTCCAGGGCGGTGTGAAGGGCGAGTTGAACCTCGGGGCCCTCCTCCGCAAGCGGGCGGCCGTCACCGCCACCTCGCTCCGGGGCCGGCCGCTCGGCGAGAAGGCCGCGATCGTGGCCGCCGTGCGCGAGCATGTCTGGCCGCTGATCGGCGGCGGCCGGGTGCGAGCGGTCGTGGACCGTACGGTCCCGCTCGCGGACGCGGCAGAGGGGCATCGTGCCCTGGAGTCGGGCACACATGTGGGCAAGGTCGTGCTCCTCGCTCCTGACGCGGCCTGA
- a CDS encoding dihydrolipoamide acetyltransferase family protein — MAQVLEFKLPDLGEGLTEAEIVRWLVSVGDVVAIDQPVVEVETAKAMVEVPCPYGGVVTARFGEEGTELPVGAPLITVAVGAAEAAGADASTSSGGGAASPAKPDASASSGGSAESSGNVLVGYGTGAPAARRRRIRPAPSAPAATPAPTAAAASGRARAGRAGRSSGGPTAPVTAANGTSPAANGTSAAAQTPATGAATAGHSGPVAVISPLVRKLAREHGVDLRALTGSGPDGLILRADVERALHAPETPITEAPATAAPAPAAPRAERVPLRGVRGAVADKLSRSRREIPDATCWVDADATELMAARAAMNAAGGPKISLLALLARICTAALERHPELNSTVETEAREIVRLPAVHLGFAAQTDRGLVVPVVKDAHNRSAESLTAEFARLTEAARQGALTPAELTGGTFTLNNYGVFGVDGSTPIINHPEAAMLGVGRIIPKPWVHQGELAVRQVVQLSLTFDHRVCDGGTAGGFLRYVADCVEHPSVLLRTL, encoded by the coding sequence ATGGCTCAGGTGCTGGAATTCAAGCTTCCCGACCTCGGCGAAGGTCTGACCGAGGCCGAGATCGTCCGCTGGCTGGTCTCCGTCGGCGACGTGGTGGCGATCGACCAGCCCGTCGTCGAGGTCGAGACGGCCAAGGCCATGGTGGAGGTCCCCTGCCCCTACGGCGGCGTGGTGACCGCACGCTTCGGCGAAGAGGGCACGGAACTGCCCGTCGGCGCACCGCTGATCACGGTCGCGGTCGGTGCCGCGGAGGCGGCCGGGGCGGACGCCTCCACGTCCTCCGGCGGTGGCGCGGCGTCACCCGCGAAGCCGGACGCCTCGGCGTCCTCCGGCGGCTCCGCCGAGTCCTCGGGCAACGTCCTGGTCGGTTACGGGACCGGCGCGCCCGCGGCGCGACGGCGACGTATCCGCCCGGCGCCGAGCGCCCCGGCGGCCACGCCGGCGCCGACCGCCGCGGCGGCCTCCGGCAGGGCCCGGGCCGGCCGGGCGGGCCGGTCCTCGGGAGGCCCGACCGCCCCGGTCACCGCTGCGAACGGCACTTCCCCCGCTGCGAACGGCACCTCCGCCGCCGCACAGACCCCCGCGACCGGCGCCGCGACCGCGGGGCACAGCGGTCCCGTGGCCGTCATCTCACCGCTCGTGCGCAAGCTGGCACGCGAGCACGGAGTGGATCTCCGGGCACTGACCGGCTCGGGCCCTGACGGCCTGATCCTCCGGGCCGACGTCGAGCGCGCCCTGCACGCTCCCGAGACGCCGATCACCGAGGCGCCCGCCACGGCGGCCCCGGCTCCGGCCGCGCCGCGGGCCGAGCGTGTCCCGCTGCGCGGGGTGCGTGGAGCGGTGGCCGACAAGCTGTCCCGCAGCCGCCGCGAGATCCCGGACGCGACCTGCTGGGTCGACGCCGACGCGACCGAACTGATGGCCGCCAGGGCGGCGATGAACGCCGCGGGCGGACCGAAGATCTCGCTGCTCGCGCTTCTCGCCCGCATCTGCACGGCCGCGCTCGAGCGCCACCCGGAGCTCAATTCCACGGTGGAGACGGAGGCCCGGGAGATCGTGCGGCTGCCGGCTGTGCATCTCGGGTTCGCCGCCCAGACCGACCGCGGCCTGGTCGTGCCGGTCGTGAAGGACGCCCACAACCGTTCGGCGGAGTCCCTGACCGCGGAGTTCGCGAGGCTCACGGAGGCCGCCCGCCAAGGGGCGCTCACTCCGGCCGAGCTGACGGGCGGCACCTTCACGCTCAACAACTACGGCGTGTTCGGCGTCGACGGCTCCACGCCGATCATCAACCACCCCGAGGCGGCGATGCTCGGGGTCGGCCGGATCATTCCGAAGCCATGGGTGCATCAGGGCGAACTGGCCGTCCGGCAGGTCGTCCAGCTCTCCCTCACCTTCGACCACCGGGTGTGCGACGGCGGCACCGCGGGAGGTTTCCTGAGGTACGTGGCCGACTGTGTGGAGCACCCCTCGGTGCTGCTCCGCACTCTGTAG